A region from the Acidobacteriota bacterium genome encodes:
- a CDS encoding NADP oxidoreductase, which translates to MKTLRVAIFGAGPAGFYLADHLLRATSPEVSVDLFERLPAPFGLVRYGVAPDHQKIKNVTKVFERIAEHPRCRFFGNVEYGRDLDLDFLFRHYHQVAFATGAQTDRAMGIPGEDLERSHAATEFVAWYNGHPDYRDRRFDLSVEKVAVVGVGNVAVDVARILCRSAEELARTDIADHALEALRSSRVREIYVLGRRGPAQGAFSVPELRELAELATADVLVPPEEAELDPVSRDALRQAPDRDAAAKVELVQQLARRTPSGRPKRLTLRFCVSPVALEDDGGGRVGGMRIVRNELYRDEQGRIRPRPTDRTERLDVQLVFRSVGYRVVPLPGLPFDESRGVVPSECGRVTDGSGAPLPGLYVAGWLKRGPTGVIGTNKPDAAETAQAMLEDAREGRARNPESPDPAEAERAVRRRQPRVVDFDGWRRIDRRERELGAAVGRPRVKLTTLEEMLAAAEGAEAAR; encoded by the coding sequence ATGAAAACGCTGCGCGTCGCGATCTTCGGCGCCGGGCCGGCCGGGTTCTATCTGGCCGATCATCTCCTGCGCGCGACTTCGCCGGAGGTGTCGGTCGATCTGTTCGAGCGCCTTCCAGCGCCGTTCGGCCTGGTGCGCTACGGCGTCGCGCCCGACCATCAGAAGATCAAGAACGTCACCAAGGTGTTCGAGCGGATCGCCGAACACCCGCGATGCCGCTTTTTCGGAAACGTCGAGTACGGCCGGGATCTCGACCTCGACTTCCTGTTCCGCCATTACCACCAGGTGGCCTTCGCCACGGGGGCCCAGACCGACCGGGCCATGGGAATTCCCGGGGAGGATCTCGAGCGGAGCCACGCGGCGACGGAGTTCGTGGCCTGGTACAACGGCCATCCCGATTATCGCGACCGCCGGTTCGATCTCTCGGTGGAGAAGGTCGCTGTCGTCGGCGTCGGGAACGTGGCGGTGGATGTGGCGAGGATCCTCTGCCGTTCGGCGGAAGAGCTGGCCAGGACCGACATCGCGGACCACGCCCTCGAGGCGCTGCGCTCCAGCAGGGTCCGGGAGATCTACGTCCTGGGTCGCCGCGGGCCGGCGCAGGGGGCGTTCTCCGTGCCGGAACTGCGGGAGCTGGCGGAACTCGCCACCGCGGACGTTCTCGTACCCCCGGAGGAAGCCGAGCTCGATCCCGTGAGCCGCGATGCCCTCCGGCAGGCGCCGGACCGCGACGCGGCGGCGAAGGTGGAGCTGGTGCAGCAGCTCGCCCGGCGGACTCCGAGCGGGCGGCCGAAGAGGCTGACGTTGCGCTTCTGCGTGTCGCCCGTGGCCCTGGAGGACGACGGCGGCGGCCGGGTCGGTGGGATGCGGATCGTGCGGAACGAGCTCTACCGGGACGAGCAGGGGCGGATCCGCCCCCGTCCCACGGACCGCACGGAGCGCCTCGACGTGCAGCTCGTGTTCCGGTCGGTCGGATACCGGGTGGTCCCGCTTCCGGGGCTTCCGTTCGACGAGTCGCGGGGTGTGGTGCCGAGCGAGTGCGGCCGCGTGACCGACGGCAGCGGCGCGCCTCTCCCCGGCCTTTATGTCGCCGGATGGCTCAAGCGGGGCCCCACGGGCGTGATCGGAACGAACAAACCGGATGCCGCGGAGACGGCCCAGGCGATGCTGGAGGATGCCCGCGAGGGGCGCGCGAGAAATCCGGAGTCGCCCGATCCCGCCGAGGCGGAACGTGCCGTCCGGCGCCGGCAGCCGCGGGTCGTCGATTTCGACGGGTGGCGGCGCATCGACCGGCGCGAGCGTGAGCTGGGCGCGGCGGTGGGACGGCCACGGGTCAAGCTGACGACTCTGGAGGAGATGCTCGCCGCCGCCGAAGGGGCGGAGGCGGCGCGGTAG
- a CDS encoding DUF4442 domain-containing protein, translated as MSRPVAAAVEVPNAGESPLLREWRRLVRWPAGRWLFSRLVGRRARYSGTVRPFVRALAPGRATVEFRDRPAVRNHLRSIHACALATAGELASGLALLAAVPAEGRAILVGVEIDYLKKARGPITAEGHAPERIAATQGEVTAHAVLRDAEGSDVARLRARWLVGPRPR; from the coding sequence ATGTCACGACCGGTGGCGGCTGCGGTCGAAGTGCCGAACGCCGGGGAGAGTCCGCTCCTCCGGGAGTGGCGCCGGCTGGTCCGCTGGCCCGCGGGCCGCTGGCTCTTCTCGCGCCTCGTGGGCCGGCGGGCCCGCTACAGCGGGACGGTGCGGCCATTCGTCCGGGCCCTCGCGCCGGGACGAGCCACCGTCGAGTTCCGCGACCGGCCGGCGGTGCGGAACCACCTCCGGTCGATCCACGCCTGCGCGTTGGCCACGGCCGGGGAGCTGGCCAGCGGCCTGGCGCTCTTGGCCGCCGTGCCGGCCGAGGGGCGCGCGATCCTCGTGGGCGTCGAGATCGACTACCTGAAGAAGGCGCGCGGGCCGATCACCGCCGAGGGACACGCTCCCGAGCGGATAGCGGCGACCCAAGGGGAGGTCACCGCCCATGCGGTGCTCCGCGACGCGGAGGGCAGCGACGTCGCCCGGTTGAGGGCGCGCTGGCTGGTCGGTCCGCGCCCCCGGTGA